The Candidatus Saccharibacteria bacterium genome has a segment encoding these proteins:
- a CDS encoding type II secretion system protein — protein sequence MLKKLNKDSKGFTLIEIVIVLAIGALIILVVIQAVGAARRSQRDSARKSEAGRIAAIMEQYAANNNGLYPANTGANGVDAALDDYDATLGTKYTFTTGSNPATQCPATVTSNTFVMLYQRGAGGRSYGLRACLESGTDRTNYGQ from the coding sequence ATGCTCAAAAAATTAAACAAAGACAGTAAAGGATTCACCTTGATTGAGATAGTCATTGTACTTGCAATTGGTGCGTTGATTATTCTAGTTGTTATCCAAGCAGTCGGGGCCGCTCGTCGATCGCAACGCGACAGCGCTCGTAAAAGTGAAGCCGGCCGAATCGCTGCGATAATGGAGCAGTATGCTGCTAATAATAATGGACTATATCCAGCCAACACTGGTGCTAACGGTGTTGATGCAGCGCTTGATGATTATGATGCGACACTAGGTACTAAGTATACATTTACGACAGGTAGTAACCCTGCAACGCAGTGTCCTGCAACAGTAACTTCGAATACATTCGTAATGCTTTATCAACGGGGCGCTGGTGGACGATCATATGGTCTACGCGCTTGCCTTGAATCAGGCACTGATCGAACAAACTACGGCCAGTAA
- a CDS encoding cell wall-binding repeat-containing protein yields the protein MSEVPKIQALDQSPELSRREFLKAALWGGAAVSIGSTFLSSEVANAEQSASPENQEAYVPVNRIGGADRFETAQMIINSEYPENHTVQRIAVVTGGKFADAMTVAPLGYAVVPVLGTVPEADKSQYAWHQPSDSLALDSIMRIATLQEETGKRPEVYIVGGSAVVDQAYEDYLSQNGFYVERIAGATRIDTAHEAATHVPGQGNLVVVDASNDNESEVMVAASLAANLGYEIEYIENSTLTQQQKEKFQPWAQNWRVITIGDRAGDCFHSQTGIEPQMSLSSSSPAAMSVEAARYLLTAAGSPERIRAGIATSRTFADSLVAIRKGSIQFLAEPGQTNQQIVDFLHELQSGQIQANTRLSSINIYGGPAAVSADLETQLKTVPAA from the coding sequence ATGTCCGAGGTGCCAAAAATCCAGGCTTTAGATCAAAGTCCTGAACTGTCGCGTCGTGAATTTTTAAAAGCGGCATTATGGGGCGGAGCTGCAGTCTCAATTGGTAGTACATTTCTTTCTAGCGAAGTAGCCAACGCTGAGCAGAGTGCTAGTCCGGAAAACCAAGAAGCCTATGTACCTGTAAATCGAATCGGGGGAGCTGATCGTTTTGAAACTGCTCAGATGATAATAAATTCTGAGTACCCTGAAAATCACACTGTTCAGCGGATCGCAGTTGTTACTGGGGGTAAGTTCGCTGACGCAATGACAGTTGCTCCACTTGGGTATGCGGTTGTGCCAGTGCTAGGGACTGTACCTGAGGCTGACAAGTCGCAATATGCCTGGCATCAGCCTTCTGATTCACTGGCGTTAGATTCAATTATGAGAATTGCGACTTTACAAGAGGAAACTGGTAAAAGACCAGAGGTGTATATTGTTGGAGGTTCGGCTGTTGTCGATCAGGCATATGAGGATTATTTAAGTCAAAATGGGTTCTATGTAGAACGTATAGCAGGCGCTACTAGAATTGATACTGCCCATGAGGCTGCTACGCATGTTCCTGGGCAAGGTAATCTTGTGGTTGTTGATGCTAGTAATGATAATGAATCAGAAGTGATGGTCGCTGCCTCTTTAGCAGCAAATCTTGGCTATGAAATCGAATATATTGAAAACTCGACATTAACACAGCAACAAAAAGAAAAATTTCAACCTTGGGCTCAAAACTGGAGAGTTATAACTATTGGGGATCGAGCAGGGGATTGCTTCCATAGCCAAACGGGCATCGAGCCCCAGATGAGTTTATCGAGTTCTAGCCCGGCTGCTATGTCAGTAGAGGCTGCTCGGTATTTGCTCACCGCTGCAGGGTCGCCAGAGCGTATACGTGCCGGCATTGCAACCAGCAGGACATTTGCTGATTCGTTGGTGGCAATTCGTAAAGGCAGCATTCAGTTTTTAGCCGAACCAGGTCAGACGAATCAGCAAATTGTTGATTTTCTGCACGAGCTGCAATCAGGGCAGATTCAAGCAAATACTCGCCTAAGTTCTATAAATATATATGGCGGTCCAGCAGCCGTTTCAGCTGACCTTGAGACCCAGCTAAAAACCGTACCAGCAGCATAA
- a CDS encoding type IV pilus twitching motility protein PilT — protein MATTQQVRIETLLETVLKKDASDLHIQLASKPMLRIDGQLVPVENSTELTEEQVESLIFSVLDDDQKKILLKDKEIDFSFAFGDLGRFRANAFHERGNLALALRLIPNEIRTITDLGLPKVVSAFTEYGRGLVLVTGPTGSGKSTTLAAMIDKINEEKATHIITIEDPIEYIHKSKKALIVQRELHYDTVSFGEALRSSLRQDPDVILVGEMRDLDTISTAITLAETGHLVFATLHTNSAAQTVDRLVDVFPPHQQQQIRTQLAGILQGVVSQRLIPMVGGGRMAAAEILVATSAVRNIIREGKSHQLESVIQTGAEYGMQSMDKTLVKLIHSGKITYEEAVNYAVDIEELDRLMRS, from the coding sequence ATGGCTACGACACAACAAGTACGGATCGAAACACTGTTAGAAACAGTATTAAAAAAAGATGCTTCAGACCTTCATATTCAGTTAGCTTCTAAGCCTATGCTTCGTATTGATGGCCAACTTGTGCCAGTTGAAAACTCTACCGAATTAACAGAAGAACAAGTTGAGTCACTTATTTTCTCAGTTCTAGACGACGACCAAAAAAAGATCTTACTCAAAGATAAAGAAATTGATTTCTCTTTTGCATTTGGTGATTTGGGGCGGTTCCGCGCCAACGCCTTTCATGAACGTGGCAATTTAGCGCTTGCACTTCGACTTATTCCTAATGAAATTCGAACCATTACTGATCTTGGACTACCTAAAGTAGTCAGCGCGTTTACGGAATATGGCAGAGGCCTCGTGTTGGTGACTGGACCAACTGGCTCCGGTAAGTCAACAACATTGGCGGCCATGATCGACAAGATAAATGAAGAAAAAGCAACTCACATCATAACTATCGAAGACCCAATTGAGTATATTCATAAAAGTAAGAAGGCCTTGATTGTTCAGCGCGAACTTCATTATGACACTGTTTCTTTCGGCGAGGCGCTGCGTTCATCATTGCGGCAAGACCCTGACGTAATCCTCGTTGGCGAGATGCGAGACCTAGACACAATCTCTACTGCAATTACACTGGCAGAAACCGGACACTTGGTTTTTGCCACGCTCCACACCAACTCTGCAGCCCAAACAGTGGATCGCCTTGTTGATGTGTTCCCACCTCATCAACAGCAACAAATTCGGACCCAACTTGCTGGCATCCTCCAAGGGGTAGTCTCTCAGCGTCTCATACCGATGGTTGGTGGCGGGCGTATGGCTGCTGCCGAGATATTGGTGGCAACCTCTGCTGTTCGCAATATTATTCGAGAAGGAAAGTCACACCAACTTGAGTCAGTTATTCAAACAGGTGCAGAATATGGCATGCAATCAATGGACAAAACACTTGTTAAGTTAATTCATTCAGGAAAAATAACTTACGAAGAAGCAGTAAATTACGCAGTAGACATTGAAGAACTTGATCGACTTATGCGATCCTAG
- a CDS encoding prepilin-type N-terminal cleavage/methylation domain-containing protein, with amino-acid sequence MKLMLKEKQAGFTLIEISIVLALTAFLGYVLAGSFKSNNRIETFNTSIQELASYIRETQSKSYAVERPSTGETARGSFLNFEPTNNVARRSLLYGFSLERNSQNQRAGIVGREITPDVFDFTTKELDLRSVVYDVSGSMDDSSGSLIRDKSTSGLTGLASLSPNGQGYLLHGTTVSDPSNYHSGSIKVFICELSNRSNKLTARVTINTISGIIETEVGGNLVAC; translated from the coding sequence ATGAAGCTTATGTTAAAAGAAAAACAAGCAGGTTTTACATTAATAGAAATTTCTATTGTTCTAGCGCTTACAGCGTTTTTGGGCTATGTTTTAGCAGGATCGTTTAAAAGTAATAATCGAATCGAAACATTCAACACTAGTATCCAAGAATTAGCATCTTATATCAGAGAGACTCAGTCTAAAAGTTATGCCGTTGAACGACCATCAACTGGAGAAACGGCAAGAGGCAGTTTTCTTAATTTCGAACCTACGAATAATGTTGCACGAAGAAGCTTGTTGTATGGATTTAGTCTAGAAAGGAACAGTCAGAATCAAAGAGCTGGAATTGTAGGTCGAGAAATAACACCAGACGTCTTTGATTTTACAACAAAAGAATTAGACCTGAGGTCGGTAGTATATGATGTGAGTGGCTCAATGGACGACAGTAGCGGATCATTAATTAGGGATAAATCAACATCCGGATTGACGGGCCTTGCTAGCCTTTCACCTAATGGCCAAGGCTATTTGCTGCACGGGACGACTGTTAGCGATCCATCTAACTATCACTCTGGAAGTATTAAGGTTTTTATCTGTGAACTTAGCAACCGCTCAAATAAGTTAACTGCAAGAGTGACAATAAATACCATTAGCGGTATTATTGAAACAGAAGTCGGTGGAAATTTAGTAGCATGCTAA
- the pilM gene encoding type IV pilus assembly protein PilM gives MSILDKNVKYFGLDIGQSSVRLVELDKGQTKPVLKHYGLIPTDTGLESDAESIAEDLGAKIKQLIGQSKSSAKFAVVGLSALNSFSNLIVTPKLAKKDLEGAIRLQADQYIPMEYSKVKVDWDLVGETKDGQSEVFLAAAPKTMVNKVLRITQAAGLELLAIEVNAVAMARSLSDENDNSVAILNIDDNFSEIIIARNAKPYLTRSLDVGNETLIRTAIQNLNIDDAQAREFVYKFGLTTTKLEGQVYKALKGSIDSLVGEIKKSVEFYQSQHSDEGIEKLILAGGAASIPELPVYLANALNTSVEIANPWSSISYPASMQDNLMQYATQFTVAAGLALRMYK, from the coding sequence ATGAGCATATTAGATAAAAACGTAAAATATTTCGGTCTTGATATTGGTCAATCATCTGTTCGATTGGTTGAATTAGATAAAGGCCAAACTAAACCAGTTTTAAAGCACTATGGGCTTATTCCGACTGACACAGGGCTAGAAAGTGATGCAGAAAGTATCGCCGAGGATCTAGGGGCGAAAATAAAACAGCTGATAGGTCAATCAAAGAGCAGTGCTAAATTTGCCGTCGTTGGTTTAAGTGCTCTAAATTCATTCAGCAACCTGATCGTAACTCCAAAACTTGCAAAGAAAGACCTAGAAGGCGCTATTCGCTTGCAAGCTGATCAATATATACCGATGGAATACAGTAAAGTTAAGGTTGACTGGGACTTAGTAGGTGAAACTAAAGATGGACAGTCGGAAGTATTTTTAGCTGCAGCACCTAAGACTATGGTTAATAAAGTGCTTCGCATAACTCAAGCAGCAGGACTTGAGCTTTTAGCAATAGAAGTTAATGCTGTAGCAATGGCTCGTAGTCTTAGCGATGAGAACGATAATTCGGTTGCCATATTAAATATTGATGATAACTTTTCAGAAATAATTATTGCTCGTAATGCTAAACCGTATCTAACTAGAAGCTTAGACGTTGGAAACGAAACCTTAATTCGTACTGCCATTCAAAACTTAAATATTGATGATGCGCAAGCAAGGGAATTCGTGTATAAGTTCGGACTCACAACCACTAAGCTGGAAGGTCAAGTATACAAAGCACTTAAAGGATCTATTGATAGTTTGGTTGGAGAAATAAAAAAATCAGTAGAATTTTATCAGAGCCAACATTCTGATGAGGGCATAGAAAAGCTTATACTCGCAGGAGGGGCTGCATCAATACCTGAACTTCCAGTTTATTTAGCCAACGCACTTAATACGTCCGTTGAGATTGCTAATCCTTGGAGTAGTATAAGTTATCCTGCATCAATGCAAGACAACCTAATGCAATACGCAACGCAATTTACAGTTGCTGCAGGCCTAGCACTACGTATGTATAAATAA
- a CDS encoding prepilin-type N-terminal cleavage/methylation domain-containing protein has product MSRDCKFINKLESGAVKLIDDIRGFTLTEVTIAMAILSVAITGAAATFITLSRLHQKTIAIQEIQQESRFVVESIERDIANSSNVYTREMTLGVPDDGDPSNDMLVIESGIIDRQEIRYTIETDAGRRRPYRQLCTTVTNGAGLCTGQAKAPMTSSDIFLVSGQFTKYTSAQTGTGAGLVALSMTFEKNSNLTREDPYFSAYQVNSAVSVMD; this is encoded by the coding sequence ATCAGTAGAGATTGCAAATTCATTAACAAATTGGAGTCAGGGGCTGTGAAGTTAATCGACGACATAAGAGGTTTCACACTGACTGAGGTCACCATAGCAATGGCCATCTTGTCGGTTGCCATTACCGGGGCAGCGGCAACTTTCATCACTCTATCCCGACTACATCAAAAGACGATAGCTATCCAAGAAATACAGCAAGAGTCACGATTTGTAGTTGAATCTATTGAGCGGGACATAGCAAACAGTTCGAACGTATATACCCGCGAAATGACATTAGGAGTGCCTGACGACGGGGATCCTTCGAATGATATGCTCGTAATTGAAAGTGGAATAATTGATAGACAAGAAATCCGCTATACGATCGAAACAGATGCTGGTAGACGTCGGCCATATAGGCAGCTATGTACAACAGTTACTAACGGTGCAGGTTTATGCACCGGTCAAGCAAAAGCCCCAATGACTAGTTCTGATATATTTTTAGTTAGTGGTCAATTTACGAAATATACCTCTGCTCAAACTGGCACCGGAGCAGGACTTGTCGCACTTTCTATGACATTTGAAAAAAATTCGAATCTAACGCGTGAAGACCCTTATTTTTCAGCATATCAAGTAAACTCCGCAGTATCGGTGATGGATTAG
- a CDS encoding type II secretion system F family protein: MAANDYTYKAIDSTGENIVATIRATNVEEASKMLIAKNLYPYSVEPYRGNKFNTQFLQDKLKKISANDRVIFTRQLATLIKAGLPIASAMRLLIDQMENVKMQDIVRELSISIEAGNSLAEGLQKYPDVFSKVYVNVVSAGEVSGNLDDTLSKLATQEEKNATINRKIKGALTYPIVVLVVVLLVSGLMITVVLPEVGKIYTELNRPIPAQTNMLLGLASFLTKFWFLILFGLAGMFLGVRSLAQTDKGRRTIDRFKLNIPGFKTLIRKVYMTRFTSTLSSLINSGVPMLQSLEITANSINNIHLEESIRLIAQRVKSGATLSKPIEEDENFLPLVGKMISVGEETGSIGDSLAKVTGYYEEEVDQAIDNLSSLIEPATMILLGGMIAFLVAAVLLPIYGLVNGG; encoded by the coding sequence ATGGCTGCTAACGACTATACCTATAAAGCAATAGACTCGACTGGCGAAAATATAGTCGCGACTATTCGAGCAACTAATGTTGAAGAAGCATCAAAAATGCTAATCGCTAAAAATCTTTATCCTTACAGCGTAGAGCCGTATCGAGGAAATAAATTTAATACACAATTCCTACAAGATAAACTCAAGAAAATAAGCGCAAATGACAGGGTGATTTTCACTCGACAACTTGCAACGCTAATTAAAGCTGGGCTCCCAATTGCTTCTGCAATGAGGCTGCTAATTGATCAGATGGAAAACGTCAAAATGCAAGACATTGTCCGTGAATTATCTATATCAATTGAGGCAGGCAATTCTTTGGCGGAAGGACTTCAAAAGTACCCAGATGTATTTAGTAAAGTTTATGTAAACGTTGTATCAGCTGGTGAGGTATCAGGAAATCTCGACGACACACTTTCTAAGCTTGCCACTCAAGAAGAAAAGAACGCTACTATCAATAGGAAGATTAAAGGAGCACTAACGTATCCGATTGTGGTGCTTGTTGTTGTTTTGCTTGTGTCAGGGTTAATGATCACAGTCGTTCTACCAGAGGTAGGTAAAATATACACTGAGTTGAATCGTCCAATTCCAGCGCAGACCAATATGCTGCTCGGGCTGGCAAGCTTTTTGACTAAATTTTGGTTCCTTATTCTATTTGGATTGGCTGGAATGTTTTTGGGAGTCCGCTCCCTGGCGCAAACTGATAAAGGAAGAAGGACGATTGACCGCTTTAAATTAAATATTCCTGGTTTCAAAACCCTCATCCGCAAGGTATACATGACTCGGTTTACTAGCACTCTGAGCTCATTAATTAACAGCGGTGTCCCCATGCTGCAGTCGTTAGAGATTACAGCAAATTCAATAAATAACATTCATCTTGAGGAGTCAATCCGCCTGATCGCTCAGCGCGTTAAATCTGGCGCCACGCTTTCTAAGCCGATAGAAGAGGATGAAAACTTCCTGCCGTTAGTGGGTAAAATGATAAGTGTCGGTGAAGAAACTGGCAGCATTGGTGATAGTTTAGCTAAAGTTACCGGCTACTATGAAGAAGAGGTTGATCAGGCCATTGACAACTTATCGAGCCTAATTGAACCGGCAACAATGATTCTTTTAGGTGGAATGATCGCTTTCCTGGTTGCTGCTGTACTACTACCTATATACGGCCTTGTAAACGGAGGGTAG
- a CDS encoding type II/IV secretion system protein, with the protein MILTNEAQQKLEKLIIDAGFLSKEEVDQLKVDSAKTKKSILTLINERNLVTEESLTKLTAQANGLQYANLTAFRPQPDILEKIPREIAESYQAVPIGMMKGHLAVGMIDPSNIQAIDFLSRKINSSITPVLVSGSSIQAVLKQYKTDVAQEVTDVMSSVTDVIEKEAQKEAAKQSASKKDSTLNNIVQDAPITRALKTIMEYAFKQGASDVHFEPRPEGFRVRFRIDGILQEVMTMPKAIEPAIVSRVKILSRLKIDEHRIPQDGEFRMTIDGTDVDHRVSVSPVIYGEQIVIRLLVKDSGLLTLDKLGFKGDALRTLERGIKKPNGMVLSTGPTGSGKSTTLYTLITFIKDIAINIVTLEDPVEYKMDGINQIQVNSEVGLTFSSGLRSILRQDPDVVMVGEIRDGETASLAVQAALTGHLVLSTLHTNSAPGVLPRLLDMEVEPFLIASTVNTVIGQRLVRRLCETCKEEVQSTDAQAEAIQDTLSNVLAKSESGKAKVAERTGLDNLPLLTDKAYTLFKPVGCEECSDGYKGRMGIYEVFEVDDNIEKIISKDTTTSQITKIAVEQGMITMKQDGYLKALTGITTVDEVARVASAT; encoded by the coding sequence ATGATTTTGACGAACGAAGCTCAACAGAAGCTAGAAAAACTCATCATTGATGCGGGATTTCTGAGCAAGGAAGAGGTTGACCAACTTAAAGTAGATTCTGCAAAGACAAAAAAATCTATTCTCACCCTAATAAACGAACGTAATTTAGTCACAGAAGAAAGCTTAACGAAGCTTACAGCGCAAGCTAACGGCCTACAGTATGCGAATCTAACTGCCTTTAGGCCTCAACCGGATATCTTGGAAAAAATACCTCGAGAAATTGCTGAGAGCTATCAAGCAGTACCGATCGGAATGATGAAAGGTCATTTAGCGGTGGGAATGATAGATCCTTCAAATATTCAAGCGATCGACTTTCTGAGTCGAAAAATTAATAGCTCTATTACGCCGGTCTTGGTGTCAGGCTCAAGTATCCAAGCGGTTCTAAAACAATATAAAACCGATGTGGCTCAAGAAGTAACTGACGTTATGAGCTCGGTAACAGATGTTATAGAAAAAGAAGCACAAAAAGAGGCTGCAAAACAGTCGGCCTCAAAGAAGGACTCAACATTAAACAATATTGTTCAGGATGCACCGATAACTCGTGCTTTAAAGACCATAATGGAGTATGCCTTTAAGCAAGGTGCATCAGATGTTCACTTTGAACCGCGACCTGAAGGATTTCGTGTTCGCTTTCGTATCGACGGTATATTACAAGAAGTTATGACCATGCCGAAAGCTATTGAACCAGCGATTGTTTCCCGAGTAAAAATTTTATCCAGATTAAAGATTGACGAGCACCGTATACCGCAAGATGGTGAATTCCGCATGACTATTGATGGAACTGATGTCGACCACCGTGTGTCTGTATCTCCGGTGATCTATGGTGAACAAATCGTGATTCGTCTGCTTGTTAAAGATTCGGGGCTACTTACTCTCGATAAACTTGGTTTTAAAGGCGACGCGTTGAGGACTTTAGAGCGTGGTATTAAAAAACCTAACGGCATGGTGCTTTCTACTGGCCCAACGGGTTCCGGTAAGTCAACTACGCTGTATACACTCATTACCTTCATTAAAGACATTGCCATAAATATCGTTACGCTTGAAGACCCAGTGGAGTACAAAATGGATGGCATTAACCAGATCCAGGTTAATAGTGAAGTAGGTTTAACGTTTTCGAGTGGATTACGTTCAATTCTTCGTCAAGACCCCGATGTAGTTATGGTTGGTGAGATCCGAGATGGCGAGACCGCTTCACTTGCCGTCCAAGCTGCCCTTACGGGCCACCTTGTGCTTTCGACACTGCACACCAACTCAGCGCCAGGTGTTTTACCTCGACTGCTCGACATGGAAGTTGAACCATTCCTGATTGCTTCAACTGTTAATACTGTTATCGGGCAGCGCCTCGTCCGCCGCTTGTGCGAGACCTGCAAAGAAGAGGTCCAGTCAACTGACGCTCAAGCCGAAGCTATTCAGGACACTTTGAGTAACGTACTAGCAAAGTCAGAGTCCGGTAAAGCCAAGGTGGCAGAACGCACTGGTCTGGATAATTTGCCATTACTTACCGATAAAGCTTATACTTTATTTAAACCTGTAGGCTGCGAAGAGTGTAGCGATGGCTACAAAGGACGCATGGGAATATATGAGGTGTTCGAAGTCGACGATAATATAGAAAAAATTATCTCCAAAGACACTACAACATCTCAAATTACCAAGATCGCTGTCGAGCAAGGCATGATAACCATGAAGCAAGACGGCTACCTTAAAGCATTAACAGGCATAACAACTGTCGACGAGGTTGCGCGAGTGGCCTCAGCAACATAG
- a CDS encoding prepilin peptidase, which produces MLPHWLVLGFVFIYGLIAGSFATAWLWRIKTKGSVLHGRSVCPNCKIQLKWHNLVPVFSYLVQRGKCRVCSNRISIRYPIIELTTAVLFIFVFNKFLFNQPFSFELGLVAIGLLLLAVSSIVMFFYDLFWMILPNQAMVIFGIGAGLFTLSDSVFIQNDVNSLFLRLLCMVVVFALFYGLYQVKNGKYIGGGDVKLLPLLGLVLGFEKFLFMLFAASLAGSVVGITALFVTKSSKPFPFGPFLLSSFFTLLIYGDQIIHAYNSFLIGY; this is translated from the coding sequence ATGCTTCCACATTGGCTCGTTCTTGGTTTTGTTTTTATTTACGGTCTTATCGCTGGTAGTTTTGCTACTGCCTGGCTATGGAGAATAAAAACAAAAGGTTCGGTTCTGCATGGCCGTTCAGTTTGTCCGAACTGTAAAATCCAGCTTAAGTGGCATAACTTAGTACCTGTTTTTAGTTATTTAGTTCAAAGGGGAAAGTGTCGAGTATGTAGTAATCGCATATCAATTCGTTACCCAATAATTGAACTTACAACTGCCGTATTATTTATTTTTGTGTTCAATAAATTTTTATTCAACCAGCCGTTTTCGTTTGAGCTAGGATTAGTGGCGATTGGCTTACTGCTGCTAGCTGTAAGTAGTATAGTTATGTTTTTTTACGACTTATTTTGGATGATTTTACCCAATCAGGCCATGGTGATTTTCGGAATCGGCGCAGGTTTATTTACACTGAGTGACTCAGTTTTTATACAAAATGATGTAAATTCGTTGTTTTTACGACTACTATGCATGGTGGTGGTTTTTGCGTTATTTTATGGGCTCTACCAAGTAAAAAACGGTAAGTACATTGGAGGCGGTGACGTTAAATTGCTTCCGTTACTGGGGTTGGTATTAGGATTTGAAAAATTCCTGTTTATGTTGTTCGCGGCTTCGCTCGCAGGCAGTGTAGTCGGGATTACAGCATTATTCGTTACTAAATCGTCCAAACCTTTTCCGTTTGGGCCATTTTTGTTGAGTAGTTTTTTTACGCTATTAATCTATGGCGACCAGATCATTCATGCCTACAACTCGTTTTTAATAGGCTATTAA